The Bacteroidota bacterium genomic interval GCCCCTTCAAGCCGGCTGCGCTGCCATACCGCATAGTCGGCGTACTGGACGGGCAGCGGCGCGAGGTCGGGGGCCTCGCCTCGCACCAGCGACGCGTAGCACTCCGAGAGCTCGCGGAGCAGAAGGTCTATCGACCACCCATCAGCTACGATGTGGTGGAAGGCGAGCAGCAACGTGTGCCGAGCCCCAGCCTCCTGACGGACGAGGTACGCGCGGAGGGTGGCTCCGCCCTCCAGGTCGAAGGGCCGTTGCATGGTTGCCCGGCCGAGGCGTCGCAGCGCGGATGCTCTTCGGCGAGCCGGAAGCGCGGAGACATCGACCTGCCGCCACTCGATCGCCGCGTGGTCGTTGGCCACCTGCACCGGGTTGCCGTTGCGCTCCTCGAACGCCGTGCGCAGAATCTCGTGGCGCTGCGCCAAGTGCGCGAGACTGCGGCGCAGCACGTCGACACGGAGCGTGCCGTTGAGCTGCAACCCCGCCGCGATGTGGTAGGCCGGGCCGGGAGCAAAGCGGTAGAGAAACCAGAGCCGCTGCTGTGCTAGAGCGAGAGGCACCTCGGCTCCACGGTCTCGCGGTGCCAGTTGGTTTTCCGCGTGGGGCCTCGGTGCCTCTTGGAGCAGCTGCGCAAACGCGGCGACCGTCGGCGCGGTAAATAGATACTTCGCGGGGACCTCCCAGCCAACGAGCTTGCGCACGCGAGAGATCACCTGCATCAAGAGCAGGGAGTGACCGCCTAGCTGGAAGAAGTCCTCGTCGATGCCCACCTCGTCTCGTCCGAGAGCGTCTGCCCACAGTCGGCAGAGGTCCTCTTCGAGGGGCGTCCTCGGTGTGCGATGGTCCTCATTCTCGTGGACCGGATCCGGGAGCGCCTTCGTGTCCAGCTTGCCGTTGGGTGTGATCGGCAGTTGCGGAAGGAAGACGTAGGCGGAGGGCACCATATAGCTCGGCAGGCTGCTAGCCAGCCCCGCACGGAGCCTCGCCGCATCGGTCTCGTCGGTTGCCACGACGTAGGCCACGAGCGCCTCCGTCTTGCCCACCGTGCGGAGGAGGACGGACGCCTGCCCAATGCTGGGAAGACGCTCAAGTGCCGCCTCGATCTCCCCTAGTTCTATCCGGAACCCTCGCAGTTTGACTTGCCGGTCTTGCCGCCCCACAAAGGCCAGCGAGCCGTCTTCGAGGCGTCGGACGCGATCGCCGGTGCGATAGAGGCGCTCCCCGTCCATTCCGGAGAACGCGTCAGGGACAAACCGCGCCGCCGTTTGACGGGAGTCGGACCGGTAGCCGTGAGCGAGGCCCGCCCCACCGATGTAGAGCTCGCCAGCCACCCCTGCCGGGACGATGTGTCCTCGCGGGTCGAGCACGTAGCCTCGCAGATGCGAGAGCGGCCGCCCGACGCGGCTCTCGGCGTCCGGGAGCAGGTCCTCCGCTGTCACCTCGGCGTAGGTCACGTGGACCGTCGTCTCGGTGATGCCATACATGTTGACGAACGTGGGGCCGCCAACCGGTATGCGCTCGCGCCATGCTCGCAGGTGGCTTGCCGAGAGAGCCTCCCCGCCGAACACGATCCAGCGCACGCTCTCCAGGGCACGGTCCACGTCTGGGATGACCTCAGACAGCCGCTGGAACGCGGACGGCGTCTGGTTGAACATCGTCACCCGTTCGCGCTCCAGCAGGCCCAGCAGCCTCTCCGGCAGCCGCCGGTCGGACTCGGGCACGATCACCAGACGGCCACCGTAGGCCAAGGCACCCCAGATCTCCCAGACGGAGAAGTCGAAGGCAAACGAGTGGAACAGCGTCCAGACGTCTTCGCTTCCGAACCCGAATCGTGGGTGGCACGCCTCGAACAGGCTGGCAACGCTGCCATGAGATACGCCGACTCCCTTGGGCCGACCCGTGGAGCCTGAGGTGTAGATCACATAGGCCAAGTCCTGGCTTCCGAGCGTGCTGACCACGTCGTCGGACACCCCATCTGCGTGCTCACCCTCAGCAGGCGCTTCCAGGGCGATGGTGGGGTATATATCGAGGCTCGCGCGGATCGGACCCGTCACCTCACGCGACACCAGGACGACGTCCGCCTCGCTGCTCTCCAGGATGTACTCGGCGCGCTCCGTAGGACTGTGCGGATCCAGCGGCACATACGCTCCGCCGGCCAGCCACACGGCCACCAAGCCTGCAATCATCTCAACCGACGGCTCGGCACACACCGCCACCCTCGCTCCCCTTCGAACGCCAGAGGCTCGCAGCCGAGCAGCCACGTCTTCGGCCTGACGAACGAGCGCGCCGTAGGTAATCGTCGCAGGGCCAACGGTCAGCGCGACGCGGTCGGGGTACCGCGATGCCTGTTCCAGCACTCGCGCGGGGATAGCCTGGGACGAGCCCAAGCTCTCGCTCGCCGCGGCGCCCGGATCAGGCGTGACAACGCCCTCCTCGGGCGCGACTCGGGCCACCAGGCTTAGCGTACGATCTGGTGCGCCCAGGGCCTCGCGAAGGATGTCCGCGCAGTGATCGAGGAGACGACCGGCGAGCGCTTCAGAGAGACGGTCTTGATCGTACTCCAGCCGGAGAGCCAGACCGTGGCTGTGGTCTGTGACGTCGAGCGTGAGGTCAAACTTGCTCGTCCCCGAGGGAGGCTCCATCACGCGGGCCCGGGCGTCGCCGAGTCGCGTTTCGTAGAGGTAGGTGGTTCCTCCCTCGCGCATTCGACCGCCATCGCCTGCGGATTGGTGCCAGGCAAGCACGGCCTGAGCGAAGGTCTTCTCGCTGCCCTGCCCCATCGCCGCGGCGAGGTTTCCTATGGGAAGCTCGCGCTGGTCGAGGGCGCGCAGCGACGACGCGCTGACCGCAGAAACCAGGTCTCGGAACGATGCGCTCGGGTCGATTTCGACCCCCACCAGCACGAGGTTTACGAAGCACCCGATGACGTGCTCGTCTTCTGCGCCCGACCGCAGCGATACCGGTGTCCCCACTGCAAACGCGTCCTCTCCTGAGTACCGGTGCAGGGCTGTCGAGAACGCAGCCATCATGACGGCAAACGGGGACACGCGTTCGGCGCGAGCGAACTCGTGCACACGGTGCCGGAGCACACTGCTCAGCGACCTCGTGTGGACGCCTCCGCGGAATCGCATCCCCTCGTGATCGGGTCGAGGCGGCCCTATCACGAGAGGCCGGCTGCTCGCCAGTCGCTCCTTGCCCGCTTGCGTAGCCGACACGAGCGCGTCCCCGCTCATCCGCTGCCGAGTGCGGTAGGCAAACTCGCGGTAGCGAGACGGCAGTGGCGGCAAGGCAACCGCGTCTCCCGCTTGGAACGCGCGGTACGCCACGTCCAGCTCAGTGAGCAGGATCTCGATGGACTGCCTGTCCGCCACGATATGGTGGAGGACCATGACCAACTGATGCCGTGCCGGACCCAGGCGGAGCAGTACCACACGCCACAGCGGGTCACGGGCCAAGTCGAAGGCTTGCAACGCTAGGCGACGACGCCACTCCGCCGCGACCTGGACTGCAGCGTCCCCCCTCCCCGCAAGGTCAATGATGGCAAGCTCGGTCTGACCCACCTCGTCTACTTCGGGGCGCGGCTGGCCGTCAACGGACTGATAGCGTGTCCGCAGAGCCTCGTGCCGGCTCTCCAGATACTCTACCGCGCGGCCGAGCGTGGGTATGTCGAGGTGGCCTTCCAGCTCAACCACCACCGGCATGTTGTACATGCCTGCCTCTGGGGCGAGCT includes:
- a CDS encoding amino acid adenylation domain-containing protein — encoded protein: MTSQQFVDHLSDQGILLWADEHAGHLHCEGPVGALSASVQEEIRHRKGALVDYIGAKQQATPSFAEERIWAAQQLAPEAGMYNMPVVVELEGHLDIPTLGRAVEYLESRHEALRTRYQSVDGQPRPEVDEVGQTELAIIDLAGRGDAAVQVAAEWRRRLALQAFDLARDPLWRVVLLRLGPARHQLVMVLHHIVADRQSIEILLTELDVAYRAFQAGDAVALPPLPSRYREFAYRTRQRMSGDALVSATQAGKERLASSRPLVIGPPRPDHEGMRFRGGVHTRSLSSVLRHRVHEFARAERVSPFAVMMAAFSTALHRYSGEDAFAVGTPVSLRSGAEDEHVIGCFVNLVLVGVEIDPSASFRDLVSAVSASSLRALDQRELPIGNLAAAMGQGSEKTFAQAVLAWHQSAGDGGRMREGGTTYLYETRLGDARARVMEPPSGTSKFDLTLDVTDHSHGLALRLEYDQDRLSEALAGRLLDHCADILREALGAPDRTLSLVARVAPEEGVVTPDPGAAASESLGSSQAIPARVLEQASRYPDRVALTVGPATITYGALVRQAEDVAARLRASGVRRGARVAVCAEPSVEMIAGLVAVWLAGGAYVPLDPHSPTERAEYILESSEADVVLVSREVTGPIRASLDIYPTIALEAPAEGEHADGVSDDVVSTLGSQDLAYVIYTSGSTGRPKGVGVSHGSVASLFEACHPRFGFGSEDVWTLFHSFAFDFSVWEIWGALAYGGRLVIVPESDRRLPERLLGLLERERVTMFNQTPSAFQRLSEVIPDVDRALESVRWIVFGGEALSASHLRAWRERIPVGGPTFVNMYGITETTVHVTYAEVTAEDLLPDAESRVGRPLSHLRGYVLDPRGHIVPAGVAGELYIGGAGLAHGYRSDSRQTAARFVPDAFSGMDGERLYRTGDRVRRLEDGSLAFVGRQDRQVKLRGFRIELGEIEAALERLPSIGQASVLLRTVGKTEALVAYVVATDETDAARLRAGLASSLPSYMVPSAYVFLPQLPITPNGKLDTKALPDPVHENEDHRTPRTPLEEDLCRLWADALGRDEVGIDEDFFQLGGHSLLLMQVISRVRKLVGWEVPAKYLFTAPTVAAFAQLLQEAPRPHAENQLAPRDRGAEVPLALAQQRLWFLYRFAPGPAYHIAAGLQLNGTLRVDVLRRSLAHLAQRHEILRTAFEERNGNPVQVANDHAAIEWRQVDVSALPARRRASALRRLGRATMQRPFDLEGGATLRAYLVRQEAGARHTLLLAFHHIVADGWSIDLLLRELSECYASLVRGEAPDLAPLPVQYADYAVWQRSRLEGAKAERDLEYWLDQLDGLAPAELPLDRSRPRLQTYRGGRLSERMPPAVRIALDRVARHYRVTPFAVVLSALYVLLAKLTSGRDLVVGTPEAGRTHHDLEGLVGCFVNTLGIRIQLEEREHFGTLVRRVQETVVEAREHAEIPFERVVEGLNLPRDPSRHPVFQVMLSMEDDVLARPRAVLEGVEMKRVDLGDASAQFDLTVHLVGSPKETRVAFEYNADLLDAATVSGWLTHFMTLLQGAVLAPETQVEHLPAFSIAQRRLLQGQQAQAAEIGTAQLSDLLDQQVAETPDAVAVVAGSHHVTYAWLQNQARHLAKTLQTSGIAPDTGVAVLLPTSIARIVAVRGVLAAGGYYVPLDPATPPMRRAALLDDLDPALVVTTASQRGHLPARYQAEEPVVAEIAGGWDALALQVCPRSASTQREHDSKPRALGSPTSRTRRRLAYVRHTSGSTGTPKGVMVSVHGLTAHAMSIGAAFDITPGDRVLRFAAVSFDVSAEEVFPALIRGGTLVLPDASETSDLDGFTAMLRRERITIANLPSPFWHAWTARLAKQDADLPTALRHLVVGSAATERKAWAWWTTTGSRALVLTNAYGLTETTITNTLFAEHAGAAQADEHATSVPIGRALATSSVYVLDHAMRPVPFGVEGQLYVGGDGVARGYWTRPRATAARFVPDPFSKRPGARLYRTGDRVRSKGGALHFVGRVDDQIALRGFRIEPAEVEAGLRRVAKLSAAVVVSRAPEVGEDPILVAYVVPEAAEAFVDRSAWCADVRARLESSMPRYLVPQAIVVLDALPLDGNGKVDKRALPSPAPRSQSAGQPLVSEVEQRVGDVWARILEKEPTGLDSDFFRMGGHSLLAMRLLAEIRDTFSLDVSLQAFFEHPTLGWLAEQVEADGTVPSGDGHGAPMLSDSEVEQLLSHLLRT